The proteins below come from a single Serratia ficaria genomic window:
- a CDS encoding ATP-dependent DNA helicase, with the protein MTDDFATDGALAQAIKGFKPREPQRLMAEAVTEAINFKQELVVEAGTGTGKTFAYLAPALRADRKVIISTGSKALQDQLYARDLPTIAKALNYKGKMALLKGRSNYLCLERLEQQSMAGGELAGQTLIDLVHLRKWSSQTKEGDISSCSDVAEDSFVWPLVTSTNDNCLGSDCPLYKDCFVVKARRRAMDADVVVVNHHLFLADMVVKEGGFAELIPEADVMIFDEAHQIPDIASQYFGKQLTSRQLLDLAKDITIAYRTEVRDSAQLQKSADRLSQSTQDFRLMLGEPGFRGNLRDVLGQPNVQRALLLLDDALELCYDVVKLSLGRSALLDAAFERATLYRARLKRLKEVTEPGYSYWYECNSRHFVLALTPLTVADRFRELLDEKPGSWIFTSATLSVNEQLGHFTERLGLTKAKTLLLPSPFDYARQALLCVPRFLPSPNQPGGARQLARMLRPLIEANNGRCFFLCTSHQMMRELAEEFRATMTLPVLLQGETSKGQLLAQFVEAGNALLVATSSFWEGVDVRGDALSCVIIDKLPFTSPDDPLLKARIEDCRLRGGDPFNDVQLPDAVITLKQGVGRLIRDTDDRGVLVICDNRLVMRPYGEVFLNSLPPTPRTRDIARAIAFLKAANAPAT; encoded by the coding sequence GTGACAGACGATTTTGCAACAGACGGCGCATTGGCGCAGGCAATCAAGGGATTCAAACCGCGTGAGCCGCAGCGGCTGATGGCGGAAGCGGTCACCGAGGCGATCAACTTCAAGCAAGAGCTGGTGGTGGAAGCGGGAACCGGCACCGGCAAAACCTTCGCCTATCTGGCGCCGGCGCTGCGCGCCGATCGTAAAGTGATTATCTCCACCGGCTCGAAGGCCCTGCAGGACCAGCTGTATGCGCGCGACCTGCCGACCATCGCCAAGGCGCTGAACTACAAAGGCAAGATGGCGCTGCTGAAGGGGCGCTCCAACTACCTGTGCCTGGAGCGGCTGGAGCAGCAGTCGATGGCCGGCGGCGAGCTGGCCGGGCAGACGCTGATCGACCTGGTGCACCTGCGCAAATGGTCGTCGCAGACCAAAGAAGGCGATATCAGCAGCTGCAGCGACGTGGCGGAAGACAGCTTCGTTTGGCCGCTGGTGACCAGCACCAATGACAACTGCCTGGGCAGCGATTGCCCGCTGTATAAGGATTGCTTCGTGGTCAAGGCGCGCCGGCGCGCCATGGATGCCGACGTGGTGGTGGTGAACCACCACCTGTTTTTGGCGGACATGGTGGTCAAGGAGGGCGGCTTTGCCGAACTGATCCCCGAAGCCGACGTGATGATCTTCGATGAAGCGCATCAAATTCCCGACATCGCCAGCCAGTATTTCGGCAAACAGCTCACCAGCCGCCAGCTGCTGGACCTGGCGAAAGACATCACCATCGCTTACCGCACCGAAGTGCGCGATTCCGCGCAGCTGCAAAAAAGCGCCGATCGCCTGAGCCAGAGCACCCAGGATTTCCGCCTGATGCTGGGCGAGCCGGGGTTTCGCGGCAATCTGCGCGACGTGCTCGGCCAGCCGAACGTGCAGCGCGCGCTGCTGCTGCTCGATGACGCGCTCGAACTGTGTTACGACGTGGTCAAGCTGTCGCTGGGGCGTTCGGCGCTGCTGGACGCCGCCTTTGAGCGCGCCACGCTGTACCGCGCGCGGCTAAAGCGGTTGAAAGAGGTCACCGAACCGGGCTACAGCTACTGGTATGAGTGCAATTCTCGCCACTTTGTGCTGGCGCTGACGCCGTTGACGGTGGCCGATCGCTTCCGCGAGCTGCTGGACGAGAAGCCGGGCAGTTGGATCTTTACCTCGGCCACGCTGTCGGTCAACGAGCAGTTGGGGCATTTTACCGAACGCCTGGGGTTGACCAAGGCAAAAACGCTGCTGTTGCCAAGCCCGTTCGACTACGCCAGGCAGGCGCTGCTGTGCGTGCCGCGCTTTTTGCCTTCGCCGAATCAGCCCGGCGGCGCGCGCCAGCTGGCGCGCATGCTGCGGCCGCTGATCGAAGCCAACAACGGCCGCTGCTTTTTCCTGTGCACCTCGCACCAGATGATGCGCGAGCTGGCCGAAGAGTTTCGCGCCACCATGACGCTGCCGGTGCTGTTGCAGGGCGAAACCAGCAAGGGACAGCTGTTGGCGCAATTTGTCGAAGCCGGCAATGCGTTGCTGGTGGCGACCAGCAGTTTCTGGGAAGGGGTGGACGTGCGCGGCGACGCCTTGTCCTGCGTGATCATCGATAAACTGCCGTTTACCTCGCCGGATGACCCGCTGTTGAAAGCGCGGATTGAAGACTGCCGGCTGCGCGGCGGCGATCCGTTCAACGACGTGCAGCTGCCGGATGCGGTCATTACCCTGAAGCAGGGCGTGGGGCGATTGATCCGCGATACCGACGACCGCGGCGTGCTGGTGATCTGCGACAACCGGCTGGTGATGCGTCCTTACGGCGAAGTGTTTCTCAACAGCCTGCCGCCGACGCCGCGCACCCGCGATATCGCCCGGGCGATCGCCTTTCTCAAGGCCGCCAATGCGCCGGCCACGTGA
- a CDS encoding RidA family protein, with protein sequence MNIERIDPDQRWSEAVVHNDTVYYTSVPENLDDDATAQTANALAAIDVLLARVGSDKSRILDATLFLADAADFAAMNAAWDAWVVAGSAPVRCTVQAKLMNPKYKVEIKIIAAV encoded by the coding sequence ATGAATATCGAACGAATTGATCCCGATCAGCGCTGGTCCGAGGCCGTAGTGCACAACGACACCGTTTACTACACCAGCGTGCCGGAAAACCTGGATGACGACGCCACCGCCCAGACCGCCAACGCGCTGGCCGCCATCGACGTGCTGCTGGCGCGGGTCGGATCGGACAAGAGCCGCATTCTGGACGCTACCCTCTTCCTGGCCGACGCCGCCGACTTCGCCGCCATGAACGCCGCCTGGGATGCCTGGGTGGTCGCCGGCAGCGCGCCGGTGCGCTGCACCGTGCAGGCGAAACTGATGAACCCGAAGTACAAGGTTGAAATCAAAATTATCGCCGCGGTCTAA
- the mdtI gene encoding multidrug/spermidine efflux SMR transporter subunit MdtI, with protein MQQLELYHIGFLALAIVLEIVANVFLKMSDGFRKIWLGLLSLASVLGAFSALAQAVKGIDLSVAYALWGGFGIAATIAAGWILFGQRLNAKGWIGLALLLAGMVIIKLA; from the coding sequence ATGCAACAGCTTGAGTTGTACCACATCGGGTTCCTGGCGTTGGCGATCGTGTTGGAAATCGTCGCCAACGTTTTTCTGAAAATGTCGGACGGCTTCCGTAAAATCTGGCTGGGCCTGCTGTCGTTGGCCTCGGTGCTGGGGGCATTCAGCGCCCTGGCGCAGGCGGTTAAGGGCATCGATCTGTCGGTGGCCTATGCGCTGTGGGGCGGTTTCGGCATTGCGGCGACCATCGCCGCCGGCTGGATCCTGTTCGGACAGCGGCTGAACGCCAAAGGCTGGATAGGTCTGGCGCTGTTGCTGGCGGGTATGGTGATCATCAAACTGGCTTAA
- the mdtJ gene encoding multidrug/spermidine efflux SMR transporter subunit MdtJ, whose amino-acid sequence MIYWIFLGLAIVAEIIGTLSMKYASVSGGMTGHIVMYVMITASYVMLSMAVKRVALGVAYALWEGIGILFITLFSVLWFDEPISALKVLGLATLIAGIMLVKSGTRKARKQVNPRGDNHATA is encoded by the coding sequence ATGATTTACTGGATCTTTTTAGGCTTGGCCATCGTGGCCGAAATTATCGGTACCCTGTCGATGAAATACGCCAGCGTCAGCGGCGGCATGACCGGACACATCGTCATGTACGTAATGATTACCGCGTCTTATGTGATGCTGTCGATGGCGGTAAAACGCGTGGCCCTGGGCGTGGCTTACGCGCTGTGGGAAGGTATCGGCATCTTGTTCATCACGCTGTTCAGCGTGCTGTGGTTCGACGAGCCAATCTCGGCGCTGAAGGTGTTGGGCCTGGCGACGCTGATCGCCGGCATCATGCTGGTGAAATCCGGCACCCGCAAGGCGCGAAAACAGGTAAACCCGCGAGGTGACAATCATGCAACAGCTTGA
- a CDS encoding bifunctional 4-hydroxy-2-oxoglutarate aldolase/2-dehydro-3-deoxy-phosphogluconate aldolase — protein sequence MKNWKTSAEQILTSGPVVPVIVINKLEQAVPLAKALVAGGVRVLEVTLRTPCGLDAIRAIAQEVPEAIIGAGTVINPQQLREVTEAGAQFAISPGLTLDLLQAATAGSIPLIPGISTVSELMLGLDHGLREFKFFPAEANGGVKALQAIGGPFPQVRFCPTGGITPNNYRDYLALKSVLCIGGSWLVPAEALESGDYARISELARSAVEGAAL from the coding sequence ATGAAAAACTGGAAAACCAGTGCAGAACAGATCCTGACCTCAGGCCCGGTGGTTCCGGTCATTGTGATCAACAAGCTGGAGCAGGCGGTGCCGTTGGCCAAGGCGCTGGTCGCCGGCGGCGTGCGGGTGCTGGAAGTGACGCTGCGCACCCCCTGTGGGCTGGACGCCATCCGCGCCATCGCCCAGGAGGTGCCGGAGGCGATCATCGGCGCCGGCACGGTGATCAATCCGCAGCAGCTGAGGGAAGTGACCGAGGCCGGCGCGCAGTTCGCCATCAGCCCCGGCCTGACCCTCGACCTGCTGCAGGCGGCGACCGCCGGCTCGATCCCTCTGATCCCGGGCATCAGCACCGTTTCCGAACTGATGCTGGGTCTGGACCACGGCCTGCGCGAGTTCAAGTTCTTCCCGGCGGAAGCCAACGGCGGCGTGAAAGCGCTGCAGGCGATCGGCGGCCCGTTCCCGCAGGTGCGTTTCTGCCCGACCGGCGGCATTACGCCAAACAATTACCGTGATTACCTGGCGCTGAAGAGCGTGCTGTGCATCGGCGGCTCCTGGCTGGTGCCGGCCGAAGCGCTGGAGAGCGGCGACTATGCGCGCATCAGCGAACTGGCGCGCAGCGCCGTCGAGGGCGCTGCGCTGTAA
- the zwf gene encoding glucose-6-phosphate dehydrogenase, with the protein MAVTSTAQACDLVIFGAKGDLARRKLLPSLYQLEKAGHIHPDTRIIGVGRAEWDKKAYTEVVKEALGTFMKEKLDDELWATLSARLDFCNLDVNDSKNFTRLGKMLDQKHRTTINYFAMPPSTFGAICKGLGEARLNHEPARVVMEKPLGTDLASSRVINDQVAEYFNESQVYRIDHYLGKETVLNLLALRFANSLFASNWDNRTIDSVQITVAEEVGIEGRWGYFDQAGQMRDMIQNHLLQILTMIAMSPPADLTTDRIRDEKVKVLRSLRRIDQTNVRETTVRGQYTAGFVQGKKVPGYLEEEGANKSSSTETFVSIRVDIDNWQWAGVPFYLRTGKRLPTKCSEVVVYFKNPPLNLFSDSYQQLPQNKLTIRLQPDEGIEIQVLNKVPGLDHKHRLQTTKLDLSFSETFNQEHVADAYERLLLETMRGIQALFVRRDEVEEAWKWVDSIMDAWKADNEAPKPYQAGTWGPVASVAMITRDGRSWNEFE; encoded by the coding sequence ATGGCGGTAACCTCTACAGCCCAGGCGTGTGACCTGGTTATTTTCGGCGCGAAAGGCGATTTGGCGCGTCGGAAGCTGCTGCCTTCCCTGTACCAATTAGAAAAAGCCGGCCATATCCACCCGGATACGCGCATCATCGGCGTCGGCCGCGCCGAGTGGGATAAGAAAGCCTACACCGAGGTGGTCAAGGAAGCGCTTGGCACCTTCATGAAGGAAAAGCTGGATGACGAACTCTGGGCGACGCTGAGCGCGCGTCTGGACTTCTGCAACCTCGATGTGAACGACAGCAAGAACTTCACCAGGCTCGGCAAAATGCTGGATCAGAAGCATCGCACCACCATCAACTATTTCGCGATGCCGCCAAGCACCTTCGGCGCCATCTGCAAAGGGCTGGGCGAAGCCAGGCTGAACCACGAGCCGGCGCGCGTGGTGATGGAAAAACCGCTGGGCACCGATCTGGCGTCCTCCCGCGTGATCAACGATCAGGTGGCGGAGTATTTCAACGAATCCCAGGTTTACCGCATCGACCATTACCTCGGTAAAGAGACGGTACTGAACCTGCTGGCGCTGCGCTTCGCCAACTCGCTGTTCGCCTCCAACTGGGACAACCGCACCATCGATTCCGTGCAGATCACCGTGGCGGAAGAGGTGGGCATCGAAGGCCGCTGGGGTTACTTTGACCAGGCCGGCCAGATGCGCGACATGATCCAGAACCACCTGCTGCAAATTTTGACCATGATCGCCATGTCGCCGCCGGCGGACCTGACCACCGACCGCATCCGCGACGAAAAGGTGAAAGTGCTGCGCTCGCTGCGTCGCATCGATCAAACCAATGTGCGCGAGACCACGGTGCGCGGCCAATATACCGCCGGCTTCGTGCAGGGTAAAAAGGTGCCGGGTTATCTGGAAGAGGAAGGGGCGAACAAAAGCAGCAGCACCGAAACCTTCGTGTCCATTCGCGTGGATATCGACAACTGGCAGTGGGCCGGGGTGCCGTTCTACCTGCGCACCGGCAAACGTCTGCCGACCAAATGTTCGGAAGTGGTGGTGTACTTCAAGAACCCGCCGCTCAACCTGTTCAGCGACTCTTATCAGCAACTGCCGCAGAACAAGCTGACCATTCGCCTGCAGCCGGATGAAGGCATCGAGATCCAGGTGCTGAACAAGGTGCCGGGGTTGGACCACAAGCACCGTCTGCAAACCACCAAGCTGGACCTGAGCTTCTCGGAAACCTTCAACCAGGAGCACGTGGCGGACGCCTACGAGCGCCTGCTGCTGGAAACCATGCGCGGCATTCAGGCGCTGTTCGTGCGCCGCGACGAAGTGGAAGAGGCCTGGAAGTGGGTCGACTCCATCATGGACGCCTGGAAAGCGGACAACGAAGCGCCTAAGCCATACCAGGCCGGCACCTGGGGCCCGGTGGCTTCCGTGGCGATGATCACCCGCGACGGCCGTTCCTGGAACGAATTCGAGTAA
- a CDS encoding MurR/RpiR family transcriptional regulator: MNTLEKIQSHLELLSKSERKVAEVILASPQTAIHSSIATLARMADVSEPTVNRFCRRLETKGFPDFKLHLAQSLANGTPYVNRNVEEDDSVDSYTSKIFESVMASLDTVKANLDIAAINRAVDLLTQAKKISFFGLGASAAVAHDAMNKFFRFNIPVVYFDDIVMQRMSCMNSGEGDVVVLISHTGRTKNLVEMAHLARENDATVIAITSRDTPLAQAATLALLLDVPEDTDVYMPMVSRIAQLTLIDVLATGFTLRRGAKFRDNLKRVKEALKESRFDKGVMIPNSFDS, translated from the coding sequence ATGAATACGCTGGAAAAAATCCAGAGCCATCTGGAGCTCCTGAGCAAATCTGAAAGGAAAGTCGCCGAGGTGATCCTGGCCTCCCCGCAGACCGCCATCCACTCCAGCATCGCCACGCTGGCTCGCATGGCCGACGTGAGCGAGCCAACCGTCAATCGCTTTTGTCGCCGCCTGGAGACCAAAGGCTTCCCCGATTTCAAACTGCACCTTGCCCAAAGCCTGGCTAACGGCACCCCCTACGTAAACCGCAACGTAGAGGAAGATGACAGCGTCGATTCCTATACCAGTAAAATCTTCGAATCGGTCATGGCCAGTCTGGATACAGTAAAGGCAAATTTGGATATTGCCGCAATCAATCGTGCGGTTGACCTGCTCACCCAGGCGAAAAAGATCTCTTTCTTCGGTCTGGGCGCCTCGGCGGCGGTGGCTCACGACGCGATGAACAAATTTTTCCGCTTTAACATCCCGGTGGTGTATTTCGACGATATCGTGATGCAGCGCATGAGCTGCATGAACTCCGGCGAAGGCGACGTGGTGGTGCTCATTTCCCACACCGGCCGCACCAAGAACCTGGTGGAAATGGCGCATCTGGCGCGTGAAAACGACGCCACGGTGATCGCCATCACCTCGCGCGATACGCCTTTGGCGCAGGCGGCCACCCTCGCCCTGCTGCTCGACGTGCCGGAAGATACCGACGTTTATATGCCGATGGTGTCGCGGATCGCGCAATTAACGCTCATTGACGTGCTGGCCACCGGATTTACCTTGCGCAGAGGGGCTAAATTCAGAGATAACTTGAAGCGGGTCAAGGAAGCGCTCAAAGAATCGCGCTTTGATAAGGGCGTGATGATCCCCAACAGTTTTGACTCGTAA
- the pyk gene encoding pyruvate kinase, translating into MSRRLRRTKIVTTLGPATDRDNNLEKIIAAGANVVRLNFSHGSAEDHQARADKVREIAAKLGRHVAILGDLQGPKIRVSTFKEGKIFLNVGDKFLLDANLSKGEGDKEKVGIDYKGLPADVVPGDVLLLDDGRVQLKVLEVQGMKVFTEVTVGGPLSNNKGINKLGGGLSAEALTEKDKADIVTAAKIGVDYLAVSFPRTGEDLNYARRLARDAGCNAKIVSKVERAEAVCSDEAMDDIILASDVVMVARGDLGVEIGDPELVGIQKKLIRRARTLNRAVITATQMMESMITNPMPTRAEVMDVANAVLDGTDAVMLSAETAAGQYPAETVAAMARVCLGAEKIPSINVSKHRLDVQFDNIEEAIAMSSMYAANHLKGVTALIAMTESGRTALMMSRISSGLPIFAMSRHEHTLNLTALYRGVTPVYFDSHNDGVVAANDAVNRLRDKGFLVSGDLVIVTQGDVMETVGTTNTSRILRVE; encoded by the coding sequence ATGTCCAGACGGCTCAGAAGAACCAAAATTGTTACCACCCTGGGTCCGGCTACTGACCGCGACAATAATCTGGAAAAGATCATTGCCGCCGGCGCTAACGTAGTTCGGCTCAACTTTTCCCATGGCAGCGCCGAAGACCATCAGGCTCGCGCTGACAAAGTCCGCGAGATAGCGGCTAAATTGGGGCGTCACGTCGCGATCCTGGGCGATCTGCAAGGGCCGAAAATCCGCGTATCCACCTTCAAGGAAGGCAAAATCTTCCTCAACGTGGGCGATAAATTCCTGCTCGATGCCAACCTGTCCAAAGGCGAAGGCGATAAAGAAAAAGTCGGTATCGACTATAAAGGCCTGCCTGCCGACGTGGTGCCGGGCGACGTGCTGCTGCTCGACGATGGCCGCGTGCAGTTGAAGGTGCTCGAAGTGCAGGGCATGAAAGTGTTTACCGAAGTCACCGTGGGCGGTCCGCTGTCCAACAACAAGGGCATCAACAAACTGGGCGGCGGCCTGTCTGCCGAAGCCCTGACCGAAAAAGACAAGGCCGACATCGTCACCGCCGCCAAGATTGGCGTCGACTACCTGGCGGTCTCCTTCCCGCGCACCGGCGAAGACCTGAATTATGCGCGCCGCCTGGCGCGCGACGCCGGCTGCAACGCCAAAATCGTTTCCAAGGTTGAACGCGCCGAAGCGGTATGCAGCGACGAAGCGATGGACGACATCATCCTGGCGTCTGACGTGGTGATGGTGGCCCGAGGCGATCTGGGCGTCGAAATCGGCGATCCGGAGCTGGTCGGCATCCAGAAAAAGCTGATCCGCCGCGCCCGCACGCTGAACCGCGCCGTGATCACCGCCACCCAGATGATGGAGTCGATGATCACCAACCCGATGCCGACCCGCGCCGAAGTGATGGACGTGGCGAACGCCGTGCTGGACGGCACCGACGCCGTCATGCTGTCGGCGGAAACCGCGGCCGGCCAGTACCCGGCGGAAACCGTCGCGGCGATGGCCCGCGTTTGCCTGGGCGCAGAGAAAATCCCGAGCATCAACGTCTCCAAACACCGCCTGGACGTGCAGTTCGACAACATTGAAGAGGCGATCGCCATGTCTTCGATGTACGCCGCCAACCACCTGAAAGGCGTCACCGCGCTGATCGCCATGACCGAGTCCGGCCGCACCGCGCTGATGATGTCGCGCATCAGCTCCGGCCTGCCGATCTTCGCCATGTCGCGCCATGAGCACACGCTGAACCTGACGGCGCTGTACCGCGGCGTAACGCCGGTGTACTTCGACAGCCACAACGACGGCGTGGTCGCCGCCAATGACGCCGTCAATCGCCTGCGCGACAAAGGCTTCCTGGTTTCCGGCGATTTGGTGATCGTCACCCAGGGCGACGTGATGGAAACCGTCGGCACCACCAATACCAGCCGCATCCTGCGCGTCGAATAA
- the lpxM gene encoding lauroyl-Kdo(2)-lipid IV(A) myristoyltransferase (LpxM is lauroyl-Kdo(2)-lipid IV(A) myristoyltransferase, an enzyme characterized in Escherichia coli and involved in biosynthesis of the form of lipid A found in that species and some closely related species.), with translation MQNQKKSNVEFIPQFQKAFFHPRYWGVWLGTGLMAGISLVPARLRDPVLGAVGTLAGKLAKGARRRARINLLYCLPEVPESEREHIIDQMFACAPQSMVLMAELACTRPEKVLKRVRWHGEEVLDNIRAEGRNVIFLVPHGWAVDVPAMLMAARGQPMAAMFHNQRNPLVDYLWNAVRRKFGGRMHARNDGIKPFISSVRQGYWGYYLPDQDHGAEHSEFVDFFATYKATLPAVGRLMKVCRAAIVPLFPVYDGKTSMLNIYIRAPMDDLAEADDPRIARRMNEEVENLVGPNPEQYTWILKLLKTRKEGETEPYSRDDLYR, from the coding sequence ATGCAAAACCAGAAAAAATCGAACGTAGAGTTCATTCCGCAATTTCAGAAGGCCTTTTTCCACCCGCGCTACTGGGGCGTATGGCTGGGAACCGGCCTGATGGCCGGCATTTCGCTGGTGCCTGCGCGCCTGCGCGACCCGGTGCTGGGCGCCGTCGGCACGCTGGCCGGCAAACTCGCCAAGGGCGCCCGCCGCCGCGCGCGCATCAACCTGCTGTACTGCCTGCCGGAAGTGCCGGAAAGCGAACGCGAGCATATTATTGACCAGATGTTCGCCTGCGCGCCGCAGTCGATGGTGCTGATGGCCGAACTGGCCTGCACCAGGCCGGAAAAGGTGCTGAAGCGCGTGCGCTGGCACGGTGAAGAGGTGCTGGACAACATCCGCGCGGAAGGGCGCAACGTCATCTTCCTGGTGCCGCACGGCTGGGCGGTGGACGTGCCCGCGATGCTGATGGCCGCCCGCGGCCAGCCGATGGCGGCGATGTTCCATAATCAGCGCAACCCGTTGGTCGACTATCTGTGGAACGCCGTGCGCCGTAAATTCGGCGGCCGCATGCACGCGCGCAATGACGGCATCAAGCCGTTTATCAGTTCGGTACGCCAGGGATACTGGGGCTATTATCTGCCCGATCAGGATCACGGCGCCGAGCACAGCGAGTTCGTTGATTTCTTCGCGACCTACAAGGCCACGCTGCCGGCGGTAGGCCGCCTGATGAAGGTCTGTCGCGCCGCGATAGTGCCGCTGTTCCCGGTGTATGACGGCAAAACCAGCATGCTGAATATCTACATCCGCGCGCCGATGGACGATTTGGCCGAGGCTGACGATCCGCGCATCGCGCGCCGCATGAACGAAGAGGTGGAAAACCTGGTGGGGCCGAATCCGGAACAGTACACCTGGATCCTGAAGCTGCTGAAAACGCGCAAGGAAGGGGAGACGGAACCTTATTCGCGCGACGATCTGTACCGCTAG
- the mepM gene encoding murein DD-endopeptidase MepM has protein sequence MQQIVRTIALAYNNLPRPHRVMLGSLTVVTLAVAVWRPFVYHPEHNPIVKNVELESSQLRSLLPEASEPIDADQATPDDEIPQDELDQKGAGEEGVHEYVVSTGDTLGSILTQYGIDMSDVTLLASQNRDLRNLKIGQQLSWTVNDAGDLQQLTWEVSRRETRTYDRVGNSFKESQESQQGEWKNSVVSGRLNGSFVSSAGDAGLNRSEINAVIKALQWQLDFRKLRKGDQFAVLMSREHFDGKRSQSQLLGVRMRTGGKDYYAIRAEDGKFYDRQGSGLARGFMRFPTMKQFRISSNFNPRRVNPVTGRIAPHKGVDFAMPVGTPVLAVGDGEVLIAKRSGAAGNYVAIRHGRQYTTRYMHLKKLLVKPGQKVKRGDRIALSGNTGRSTGPHLHFELWTNQQAVNPLTAKLPRSEGLSGKDRSDYLAQVKEVVPQLQLD, from the coding sequence GTGCAGCAGATAGTCCGAACTATCGCTCTGGCGTATAACAACCTGCCACGGCCCCACCGCGTCATGCTGGGGTCGCTGACAGTGGTTACATTGGCCGTCGCCGTCTGGCGGCCTTTTGTTTATCACCCAGAACATAACCCCATCGTCAAGAACGTCGAATTAGAATCCAGCCAGTTGCGCTCCTTGCTGCCCGAAGCCAGCGAGCCGATCGACGCCGATCAGGCCACCCCCGATGATGAAATCCCTCAGGATGAACTGGACCAGAAAGGCGCCGGTGAAGAGGGCGTGCATGAATATGTGGTTTCCACCGGCGATACCCTCGGCAGCATTCTGACCCAGTACGGCATCGATATGTCGGACGTCACGCTGCTGGCTTCGCAAAACCGCGATCTGCGTAACCTGAAAATCGGTCAGCAGCTGTCGTGGACGGTGAACGACGCCGGCGATCTGCAACAGCTGACCTGGGAAGTTTCCCGCCGGGAAACCCGCACCTACGATCGCGTCGGCAACAGCTTCAAAGAGTCGCAGGAATCGCAGCAGGGCGAATGGAAAAACAGCGTGGTCAGCGGCCGCCTCAACGGCAGCTTCGTCAGCAGCGCCGGCGACGCCGGCCTGAACCGTTCTGAAATCAATGCGGTGATCAAGGCGCTGCAGTGGCAGCTGGACTTCCGCAAGCTGCGCAAAGGCGACCAGTTCGCGGTGTTGATGTCGCGCGAGCATTTTGACGGCAAGCGTTCGCAAAGCCAGCTGCTGGGCGTGCGCATGCGCACCGGCGGCAAGGATTACTACGCCATCCGCGCCGAAGACGGCAAATTCTATGACCGCCAGGGTTCCGGCCTGGCGCGCGGCTTTATGCGTTTCCCGACCATGAAGCAGTTCCGCATTTCCTCCAACTTCAATCCGCGCCGGGTCAACCCGGTGACCGGCCGCATTGCGCCGCATAAGGGCGTCGACTTCGCGATGCCGGTCGGTACGCCGGTGCTGGCGGTGGGCGACGGTGAAGTGCTGATCGCCAAACGCAGCGGCGCCGCCGGCAACTATGTGGCGATCCGTCATGGCCGCCAGTACACCACGCGCTATATGCACCTGAAAAAGCTGCTGGTCAAGCCGGGTCAGAAGGTGAAGCGCGGTGACCGCATCGCGCTGTCGGGCAACACCGGCCGCTCCACCGGGCCGCATCTGCACTTTGAACTCTGGACCAACCAACAGGCGGTGAACCCGCTGACGGCGAAGCTGCCGCGTTCCGAGGGCCTGAGCGGCAAGGATCGCAGCGATTATCTGGCGCAGGTGAAGGAAGTGGTTCCGCAGCTGCAGCTGGATTGA